The Cellulophaga sp. RHA19 genome includes the window ATTTCATTGGCAGTATTAATATTTTTTGGTGTGCCACCTAGTATAGCAAATGGTACCAATAGGGTAGCAGTAGCTATACAGTCTGTCTTAGGTGTTGCAGGTTTTAAAAGTAAAGGTGTAAGTACTTTTCCGTTTAATATTTACTTAGGTATATCTGCAATGTTGGGTTCTATAGTTGGCGCAAATATAGCTGTAGAGGTTAGCGGTGAAACTTTTAATAGAATTTTAGCTGTAGTAATGATGGTTGTATTGCTCATCATTATTTTTAAACCAAAATTAAAAACCGAAGATATACACGAGCGTATTACAGGTAAATACTTGTGGATTGGAGTAATAGCCTTTTTCTTTTTTGGTATTTATGGCGGCTTTATTAATGCAGGTTTAGGTTTTATAGTTATTCTGTTTTTACATTATGCCAACCGTATGACCTTAGTACGTGCCAACGCAACAAAAGTAGCGGTAGTTTTAATCTATACTTTAGCGGCGCTTGCGGTTTTTATATATTATGATAAAATAATTTGGGAAATAGGTCTTGTTTTGGCAATAGGTAATGGTTCTGGTGCTTGGGTAGCAAGTAGAGTTTCTGTTGCTAGGGGAGACGGATTTATAAAAAAGTTTTTAATGCTAATGATTGTTGTTATGGCTATTAAACTTTGGTTTTTTTAATACAATTGATGAAAAATGGAGATTATTAAAAAGTTAGAATGGCGTTACGCTGTTAAAAAGTTTAATGAAGATATTGTACTATCAGATGCAAAAATAGAAGCAATAAAAGAAGCTTTTAACTTAACAGCTACATCATATGGTTTACAACCTACAAAAATGGTTGTTGTTAAAAACAAAGCATTACAGCAGCAGTTGGCAGCAAGCTCATACAAGCAACAGCAAGTGTCGCAGGCGTCTCACGTATTGGTTTTATGTAGAGAAACTGAAATAAGCTCTGCTTATATAGCTAATTATTTTAAACGAGTACAACAAGTAAGAGGTACTAGTTCTGATATTTTAGATCCGTTTAAAGAACAATTAACAGCTAGTTTTAGTAAAAAAAACGAGCAAGAAATAGCACAATGGGCAATTAATCAGGCTTACCTTATTTTAGGAAACTTGTTAACTGTTTGTGCTGCGGTAGAAGTAGATGCTTGCCCAATGGAGGGCTTTGTGCCTGCAGAATATGATACACTATTAGGATTAGATAAGCTAAATTTGGCTTCTGTTTTGGTTATGCCAATAGGTATAAGAGCAGATGACGATGTGTTTTCTACCTTTAAAAAAGTACGTAAAGAGACTGTAGAAAGTGTGATAGAAATAGCCTAAAATTAGTAACTTTACAGTTCTATTGAAGCTATTTTATAATAGCGTTGTTAAGATTAAAAAATAAGAAAAATATACAATATGCCAGGATTTGAATTTTTTGGAGATAAGGAAAGAGCAGAAGTACAAAAGGTACTAGACTCAGGTGTTTTAATGCGTTATGGTTTTGACGGTATGCGTGGCGACCAATGGAAGGCATTAGAGCTAGAGGAAGCCTTAACTAAAAGAATGGAAGTAGGTTATGCACAATTGGTAAGTAGTGGTACTGCAGCTTTAACAGTTGCATTGGCTAGTGCAGGTATTGGTGCAGGAGACGAAGTAATTATGCCAACATTTACTTTTGTTGCTAGTTTTGAGTCTATTTTAGCATTAGGAGCTGTTCCTATTTTAGTTGATGTAGATAATACGTTAACCTTAGATCCAGAAGCGGTAGAAAAAGCAATTACGCCAAAGACAAAGGTAGTTATGCCTGTGCATATGTGTGGTTCTATGGCTAATTTAAGTGCTTTAAAAGCTATTTGTGACAAGCATAATTTATTGTTATTAGAAGATGCTTGCCAAGCAATTGGTGGTACTTATGAAGGTAAACCTTTAGGTAGTTACGGAGATTTAGGATGTTTTTCTTTTGATTATGTAAAAACAATAACTTGTGGTGAAGGTGGTGCTGTAATTACTAACAATGAGCAGTACTATAAAAATGCAGACCATTATTCAGATCATGGTCATGATCACATAGGTAAAGATAGGGGAGCAGAAGATCACCCATTTTTAGGATACAACTACAGAATTTCAGAATTACACGCAGCAGTAGGTGTAGCTCAGGTACAAAGATTAGATGAATTTATAGCAATACAGAAAAAAACGTATACTATTTTACGTAATACATTGTCTACAATACCAGAGGTAACTTTTAGAGCTGTACCTGAAGGAGGAGAAGAAAATTACTCTTTCTTATCTATATTTTTACCAACAGAAGAATTAACTAAAAAAGCGCATAAAGCTTTAGGTGAAAATAGTGTTGATGCTTGTTTTTACTGGTATGCAAATAATTGGCATTACTATAAAAAATGGGCTCACTTAACTAATTTAACATCTTTAGGTAAGCTACCTAATGAGGTTAAAGAGCAACTGCCAGATTATAGCAAGTCAGACTTTTCTAAATCTGACCAATGGATTAGTAGAACAATTTCTTGTCTAGTAAAATTAGGATGGACTGATGAGGAAGTAGAGCAGAGAGCTGCTAATATGGTTAAAGCAATAAAATCTGTATTATAATTTAGTATAGATTATTAAAAATAGAAAAATCCCTTAAAACTTAGTTTTAAGGGATTTTTTATTTGTTGTAGTTAAGTTAATTAGTACTTAACGTAATCTATAATTTCTAAACCATAACCAACAATACCCACACGTCTAGATTGCGTAGTATTAGTTAGTAGTTTTACTTTGCTAATATTTAAATCGTGTAATATTTGTGCACCAACACCAAAATCTCTACTATCCATATCTACTTTAGGTGCTTTAACTAAACCGTTACCTTGTAGTTTTTTAAGCTGAGATAA containing:
- a CDS encoding sulfite exporter TauE/SafE family protein, with amino-acid sequence MEEWYHYLLLIVVGFAVGFINTVAGGGSLISLAVLIFFGVPPSIANGTNRVAVAIQSVLGVAGFKSKGVSTFPFNIYLGISAMLGSIVGANIAVEVSGETFNRILAVVMMVVLLIIIFKPKLKTEDIHERITGKYLWIGVIAFFFFGIYGGFINAGLGFIVILFLHYANRMTLVRANATKVAVVLIYTLAALAVFIYYDKIIWEIGLVLAIGNGSGAWVASRVSVARGDGFIKKFLMLMIVVMAIKLWFF
- a CDS encoding DegT/DnrJ/EryC1/StrS family aminotransferase, whose product is MPGFEFFGDKERAEVQKVLDSGVLMRYGFDGMRGDQWKALELEEALTKRMEVGYAQLVSSGTAALTVALASAGIGAGDEVIMPTFTFVASFESILALGAVPILVDVDNTLTLDPEAVEKAITPKTKVVMPVHMCGSMANLSALKAICDKHNLLLLEDACQAIGGTYEGKPLGSYGDLGCFSFDYVKTITCGEGGAVITNNEQYYKNADHYSDHGHDHIGKDRGAEDHPFLGYNYRISELHAAVGVAQVQRLDEFIAIQKKTYTILRNTLSTIPEVTFRAVPEGGEENYSFLSIFLPTEELTKKAHKALGENSVDACFYWYANNWHYYKKWAHLTNLTSLGKLPNEVKEQLPDYSKSDFSKSDQWISRTISCLVKLGWTDEEVEQRAANMVKAIKSVL
- a CDS encoding nitroreductase family protein encodes the protein MEIIKKLEWRYAVKKFNEDIVLSDAKIEAIKEAFNLTATSYGLQPTKMVVVKNKALQQQLAASSYKQQQVSQASHVLVLCRETEISSAYIANYFKRVQQVRGTSSDILDPFKEQLTASFSKKNEQEIAQWAINQAYLILGNLLTVCAAVEVDACPMEGFVPAEYDTLLGLDKLNLASVLVMPIGIRADDDVFSTFKKVRKETVESVIEIA